One genomic window of Roseateles sp. DAIF2 includes the following:
- a CDS encoding LysR substrate-binding domain-containing protein: protein MSRLPLNTLPTFRVVAQLQNLRAAAERLHLTHSAVSHQLRTLETQLGHPLFERRGRRLVLNGAGEALLASVNKALAELERGVAAAGDAAGLDAQTLRLSVLPSFAQRWLLPRMQRWRQRHPGLVLEISTSAQLVDLAREGFHAGIRQGSGPWPGLASEVLIGISMPLVVVGSPAAAKRLGLTGRRPHAEPHESCFGAEPLLGDDEPWVEWFAAAGVTRRITPVAVFNDAGMLLQAAEQDLGIALAREILAADALRDGRLKRLSPLTISYRHAKPYHLAYPPALEDWAPLVALRQWLREELSAAPAG from the coding sequence ATGTCCCGCCTGCCCCTGAACACCCTGCCGACCTTCCGCGTCGTGGCGCAGCTGCAGAACCTGCGCGCCGCGGCCGAGCGCCTGCACCTGACCCATAGCGCGGTCAGCCATCAGTTGCGGACGCTGGAGACCCAGCTGGGGCATCCGCTGTTCGAGCGGCGCGGCCGCCGCCTGGTGCTGAATGGCGCGGGCGAGGCCCTGCTGGCCAGCGTCAACAAGGCGCTGGCGGAACTGGAGCGCGGCGTCGCCGCGGCGGGCGACGCGGCCGGGCTGGATGCGCAGACCCTGCGTCTGTCGGTGCTGCCCTCCTTCGCCCAGCGCTGGCTGCTGCCGCGCATGCAGCGCTGGCGCCAGCGGCATCCGGGCCTGGTGCTGGAGATCAGCACCTCGGCCCAGTTGGTCGACCTGGCGCGCGAGGGCTTCCATGCCGGCATCCGCCAGGGCTCGGGCCCCTGGCCGGGGCTGGCGTCCGAGGTGCTGATCGGCATCTCGATGCCGCTGGTGGTGGTCGGTTCACCAGCGGCGGCCAAGCGCCTGGGCCTGACCGGCCGGCGCCCCCATGCCGAGCCGCATGAGAGCTGCTTTGGCGCCGAGCCGCTGCTGGGCGACGACGAGCCCTGGGTCGAATGGTTCGCGGCCGCCGGCGTGACCCGCCGCATCACGCCGGTGGCGGTCTTCAACGACGCCGGGATGCTGCTGCAGGCGGCCGAGCAGGATCTGGGCATCGCGCTGGCGCGCGAGATCCTGGCGGCCGATGCGCTGCGCGACGGCCGGCTCAAGCGCCTGTCGCCGCTGACCATCAGCTACCGGCATGCCAAGCCCTATCACCTGGCCTATCCGCCGGCGCTGGAGGACTGGGCGCCGCTGGTGGCGCTGCGGCAATGGCTGCGCGAGGAACTGAGCGCGGCGCCGGCGGGCTGA
- a CDS encoding TAXI family TRAP transporter solute-binding subunit: MMTTTIKMLVGAAVAAGGLLLACGVGLAATVDYKIVTASDKGTYYAIGKDLARYVAPGADINLEVLATSGSAANVKLLRYEPGVKFAVVQADVFQAFVDRSGAGNAEASALIRPLRVILPLYNTEIHYIVRADSPLNYLHDLRDAKINGGLVGSGAALITHTLYRMMFGGPMPDAQASFLSNEEALVKLIGDKSVDVVVVAAGQPAPLIANMKPEAQKFIKLLKFDPNHPSAKLPLGTYTPATVFARSYPNLLSEDFTTISVGAFLVTYDYNLRGTVESFRSFGRSLCQNFERLQEHGHPKWREVKLALPELGSGWIYYPPTARELRACTPKKRCSNEERILGLCN, encoded by the coding sequence ATGATGACGACAACGATCAAGATGCTGGTGGGCGCTGCCGTCGCGGCTGGCGGCCTGTTGCTCGCCTGCGGCGTTGGCCTTGCGGCCACGGTCGACTACAAGATCGTCACCGCCTCGGACAAGGGCACCTATTACGCGATCGGCAAGGACCTGGCGCGCTATGTCGCGCCCGGGGCCGACATCAATCTGGAGGTGCTGGCCACCTCGGGCTCGGCGGCCAATGTCAAGCTGCTGCGCTACGAGCCGGGCGTCAAGTTCGCGGTGGTGCAGGCCGATGTGTTCCAGGCCTTCGTCGACCGCTCCGGTGCCGGCAATGCCGAGGCCAGCGCGCTGATCCGGCCGCTGCGCGTGATCCTGCCGCTCTACAACACCGAGATCCACTACATCGTGCGCGCTGACTCGCCGCTGAACTATCTGCACGATCTGCGCGACGCCAAGATCAACGGCGGCCTGGTCGGCAGCGGTGCGGCGCTGATCACGCACACGCTCTACCGCATGATGTTCGGCGGCCCGATGCCCGACGCGCAGGCTAGCTTCCTCTCCAACGAGGAGGCCCTGGTCAAGCTGATCGGCGACAAGTCGGTCGACGTGGTGGTGGTCGCGGCCGGGCAGCCGGCGCCGCTGATCGCCAACATGAAGCCGGAGGCGCAGAAGTTCATCAAGCTGCTGAAGTTCGATCCCAACCATCCCTCGGCCAAGTTGCCGCTGGGCACCTACACGCCGGCCACCGTGTTCGCGCGCAGCTATCCGAACCTGCTGAGCGAGGACTTCACGACCATCTCGGTCGGCGCCTTCCTGGTCACCTACGACTACAACCTGAGGGGCACGGTGGAGAGCTTCCGCAGCTTCGGCCGCTCGCTGTGCCAGAACTTCGAGCGGCTGCAGGAGCATGGTCATCCCAAGTGGCGCGAGGTCAAGCTGGCCCTGCCCGAGCTGGGCTCGGGCTGGATCTACTACCCGCCCACCGCGCGCGAGCTGCGCGCCTGCACGCCGAAGAAGCGCTGCTCCAACGAGGAACGCATCCTCGGCCTGTGCAACTGA
- a CDS encoding phosphatase PAP2 family protein, whose amino-acid sequence MSKKIASDARLALATGAALLLLLAWEGSGLDLRLAALAGGPAGFALREHWLLVDVLHQGGRLLAWLLMLLVSLGLWWPQGPLRRLAWSQRLQLVLSGWLAVLVVSLLKGASSTSCPWDLQQFGGVARYVPHWLGFWRGDGGGGHCFPAGHASAGFAFVGGYFAFRGVAPAIARRWLCAALAAGLLLGLSQQLRGAHFMSHTLWSALLCWLSAWALDGMWRLRRRPLAGQS is encoded by the coding sequence ATGTCAAAAAAGATCGCCTCCGATGCGCGCCTGGCCCTGGCCACCGGCGCGGCCCTGTTGTTGCTGCTGGCCTGGGAGGGCAGCGGCCTGGACCTGCGCCTGGCCGCGCTGGCCGGCGGGCCGGCTGGGTTCGCGTTGCGCGAGCATTGGCTGCTGGTCGATGTGCTGCACCAGGGCGGGCGCCTGCTGGCCTGGCTGCTGATGCTGCTGGTGAGCCTGGGCCTGTGGTGGCCGCAGGGGCCGCTGCGCCGGCTGGCCTGGTCGCAGCGCTTGCAGCTGGTGCTGTCGGGCTGGCTGGCGGTGCTTGTGGTCAGCCTGCTGAAGGGTGCCAGCAGCACCAGCTGCCCCTGGGATCTGCAGCAGTTCGGCGGCGTGGCGCGCTATGTGCCGCATTGGCTGGGCTTCTGGCGCGGCGACGGCGGCGGCGGGCATTGCTTCCCGGCCGGCCATGCCTCGGCGGGCTTTGCCTTCGTCGGCGGCTATTTCGCCTTCCGCGGCGTGGCGCCCGCGATCGCGCGGCGCTGGCTTTGCGCCGCGCTGGCTGCGGGCCTGCTGCTGGGCCTGTCGCAGCAGCTGCGCGGCGCGCATTTCATGAGCCACACCCTGTGGTCGGCGCTGCTGTGCTGGCTCTCGGCCTGGGCCCTGGACGGGATGTGGCGCCTGCGCCGGCGGCCGCTCGCCGGCCAGTCCTGA
- a CDS encoding response regulator transcription factor produces the protein MRVLVVEDDEGIAQGLGAQLRQQGHAVDIAGSVAAGWTALRAEPFELLLLDLGLPDGDGGELLQRLRQAPEGRLPDPMTPVLIMTARDQLASRIAGLDMGADDYVTKPFNAEELAARMRALRRRASGRAQPLLRWGEIELDPAKRSVRRAGTEVELSSREFGVLTALLEVRPRVLSRQQLEASLYNFDQALGSNAIEVHVHHLRRKLGEELIRTVRGVGYFIPAEP, from the coding sequence ATGCGTGTACTGGTGGTCGAGGACGACGAGGGCATCGCCCAGGGCTTGGGCGCCCAGCTGCGCCAGCAGGGTCATGCGGTGGACATCGCCGGCAGCGTGGCCGCCGGCTGGACGGCGCTGCGCGCCGAGCCCTTCGAGCTGCTGCTGCTCGACCTGGGCCTGCCCGACGGCGACGGCGGCGAGCTGTTGCAGCGCCTGCGGCAGGCGCCCGAGGGCCGGCTACCCGACCCGATGACGCCGGTGCTGATCATGACCGCGCGCGACCAGTTGGCCTCGCGCATCGCCGGCCTGGACATGGGCGCCGACGACTATGTCACCAAGCCCTTCAATGCCGAGGAGTTGGCCGCGCGCATGCGCGCGCTGCGCCGGCGCGCCTCGGGCCGCGCCCAGCCGCTGCTGCGCTGGGGCGAGATCGAGCTGGACCCGGCCAAGCGCAGCGTACGCCGCGCCGGCACCGAGGTGGAGCTGTCCAGCCGCGAGTTCGGCGTGCTGACCGCGCTCCTGGAGGTGCGGCCACGCGTGCTGTCGCGCCAGCAGCTGGAGGCCAGCCTCTACAACTTCGACCAGGCGCTGGGCAGCAACGCGATCGAGGTGCATGTGCACCACCTGCGCCGCAAGCTCGGCGAGGAACTGATCCGCACGGTGCGCGGCGTCGGCTACTTCATCCCGGCCGAGCCGTGA
- a CDS encoding histidine kinase dimerization/phospho-acceptor domain-containing protein: MTPPAPPSSSLLRHLLAWVLGALVLVWGSFIAVGFMTGLHEADELTDGHLASVAALLLNQRGGSEFIDRTPARTGLLPPDLKSHDYQQSLSVLIWDEAGRLVSQTGLAPVPAFDDGEGFATLQLADEPWRSFARWDPRHQRRVMVLLREDERHDLAMDIAGQVAEPGMWLLPVVALALGLALRRGLRPLYALSDEVHGLDPRRPDPLPLAERKQEFQAVVEAINALSARYRAALTREQELANELAHELRTPLASLTLHAGNLRGALDGAEREQALARIEQEALRTAQVLNELLALARASRTELAEAQQALDLRELAGRVLADYAQAALDGGHELALGGTDEPFPLQGHPVLLELALRNLVENALSHTPPGSLVEVQLDPGQQWLQVCDRADAAVALPTQGPRRLPTLGLGLGHRVVDKVASVHGAVFAAVPPPKGYRSCYRLQFGLPAAQGPQR, translated from the coding sequence GTGACGCCGCCGGCCCCGCCCAGCAGCAGCCTGCTGCGCCACCTGCTGGCCTGGGTGCTGGGCGCGCTGGTGCTGGTCTGGGGCAGCTTCATCGCGGTCGGTTTCATGACCGGCCTGCACGAGGCCGACGAACTGACCGACGGCCATCTGGCCAGCGTCGCCGCGCTGCTGCTGAACCAGCGCGGCGGCAGCGAATTCATCGACCGCACGCCGGCGCGCACCGGCCTGCTGCCGCCGGACCTGAAGAGCCACGACTACCAGCAGAGCCTGAGCGTGCTGATCTGGGACGAGGCCGGCCGGCTGGTCTCGCAGACCGGCCTGGCGCCGGTGCCGGCCTTCGACGACGGCGAGGGTTTCGCCACCCTGCAGCTGGCCGACGAGCCCTGGCGCAGCTTCGCGCGCTGGGACCCGCGCCACCAGCGCCGCGTGATGGTGTTGCTGCGCGAGGACGAGCGCCACGACCTGGCGATGGACATCGCCGGCCAGGTCGCCGAGCCGGGCATGTGGCTGCTACCGGTGGTCGCGCTGGCGCTGGGCCTGGCGCTGCGGCGCGGCCTGCGGCCGCTGTACGCGCTCTCGGACGAGGTGCATGGCCTGGATCCGCGCCGCCCCGATCCGCTGCCGCTGGCCGAGCGCAAGCAGGAGTTCCAGGCCGTGGTCGAGGCGATCAACGCGCTGAGCGCGCGCTACCGCGCCGCACTGACGCGTGAGCAGGAGCTGGCCAACGAGCTGGCCCATGAGCTGCGCACGCCGCTGGCCTCCTTGACCCTGCATGCCGGCAATCTGCGCGGCGCGCTGGACGGCGCGGAGCGCGAGCAGGCGCTGGCGCGCATCGAGCAGGAGGCGCTGCGCACCGCCCAGGTGCTGAACGAGCTGCTGGCGCTGGCCCGCGCCAGCCGCACCGAGCTGGCCGAGGCGCAGCAGGCGCTGGACCTGCGTGAGCTGGCCGGCCGGGTGCTGGCCGACTATGCGCAGGCTGCGCTGGACGGCGGCCATGAGCTGGCGCTCGGCGGCACGGACGAGCCCTTCCCGCTGCAGGGCCATCCGGTGCTGCTGGAGCTGGCGCTGCGCAACCTGGTCGAGAACGCGCTGAGCCACACGCCACCCGGCAGCCTGGTCGAGGTGCAGCTCGACCCCGGACAGCAATGGCTGCAGGTCTGCGACCGCGCGGACGCCGCGGTGGCCCTGCCGACGCAGGGCCCGCGGCGCCTGCCGACCCTGGGCCTGGGCCTGGGGCACCGGGTGGTGGACAAGGTCGCCAGCGTGCATGGCGCGGTGTTCGCCGCGGTGCCGCCGCCCAAGGGTTATCGCAGCTGCTACCGGCTGCAGTTCGGCCTGCCCGCCGCTCAGGGGCCCCAGCGGTAG
- a CDS encoding zinc ribbon domain-containing protein — protein sequence MSPDQPLARTLARPPSLCPFCEHRSPPGSKFCNECGAALHLRPCPHCGALNDITQTRQCARCKQDLGLVGEPAPERAAEAAETADWQVADERRHALVFTATPATAPPMLPTLRRWPLTLALALPALGALLAYRLYGPAAPPPAVRPPPAPAASQPLSPPPQAVVLPALAALPPPLAASEAAETVEDHLQREAPSGAGLVEIRPVAKPRQAAPAHGRDAPPRAARSALADDPAQRPTPPPGPCTDAVAALGLCAGDAANPSRRP from the coding sequence ATGTCGCCGGACCAACCGCTGGCCAGGACCCTGGCCCGGCCGCCGAGCTTGTGTCCGTTTTGCGAGCATCGCAGCCCGCCGGGCTCGAAGTTCTGCAACGAATGCGGCGCGGCCCTGCACCTGCGGCCCTGCCCGCATTGCGGCGCGCTCAACGACATCACCCAGACCCGGCAATGCGCGCGTTGCAAGCAGGATCTCGGCCTGGTCGGCGAGCCGGCGCCCGAGCGCGCCGCCGAGGCGGCGGAGACGGCCGACTGGCAGGTCGCGGACGAGCGCCGCCATGCGCTGGTGTTCACGGCCACGCCCGCAACGGCGCCGCCCATGCTGCCGACCTTGCGGCGTTGGCCGCTGACCCTGGCCTTGGCCCTGCCGGCGCTGGGCGCGCTGCTGGCCTATCGCCTCTATGGCCCGGCCGCACCGCCACCGGCCGTTCGCCCCCCTCCTGCGCCGGCCGCATCTCAGCCCCTATCACCGCCGCCGCAAGCGGTCGTGCTCCCGGCGCTGGCGGCCTTGCCGCCACCCCTCGCGGCGTCCGAAGCGGCGGAAACCGTCGAGGACCACCTCCAGCGCGAGGCACCGTCCGGCGCCGGCTTGGTCGAGATCCGGCCCGTGGCAAAGCCGCGTCAGGCCGCGCCGGCGCATGGCCGCGACGCACCCCCACGCGCGGCGCGCAGTGCGCTGGCCGACGATCCGGCGCAGCGCCCGACGCCGCCGCCGGGGCCCTGCACCGATGCCGTCGCGGCGCTGGGCCTGTGCGCCGGCGATGCCGCCAACCCCTCGAGGAGACCGTGA